A genomic stretch from Canis lupus baileyi chromosome 3, mCanLup2.hap1, whole genome shotgun sequence includes:
- the EXPH5 gene encoding exophilin-5 isoform X3 has protein sequence MPVTPSFPAAQIKLQNTKRDIRWLQGVTGEWFEEIQRKKFCNEADVSQMLKQPLTYRLRKTMAENDSTESQTSRSKNTPHQRNPTSISSRLSFRSSFASLFSFRKSRKETFKLQSLGQKGCDSHAGAPVSVRQTITQAKIHNSPLENQPVDGVFVPRPTSMREGSGMPPWDASLLENEFFQVLDDLDHKLAQEQCSSSVKTATPLNYRSKTQFSHFCSNITGQHKNHHNGPSNMSIYDILRPGAPREGFKTFSPRTRTIYDMYRTREPRLLKEDYVQKNTFGSTSLCFDSRQQSASPATRYFTARSLHFPAITQNKSGFIPPRYQQSPKRIPLSSIIWNRSDSSGDRQPQEEFLRAPSPMEIDTADQYMYPKFFQENRRCEFYHSQSVHPSVHFNAPMDNAMSPDPFENSENMPFYHQENSFARSFSSNTFGRTREQRFRQSPFWDQQEEHSSWSDFHQSRYPFTASDRDFEMISIEANNTLAAHGHSVPSQHWGSFSPGYRTHTFRDQAEPHSWQFDSQMSTLESMEVSQGNGSQSTHFSTPNVCPMTGPSYHIKSGRSVGQQGSPPTDIHINKEPYSFEIAQTLASPFKTSFSQISDDRTNPQSPVFQNPTVTVQKIESASLPIKTYTEVTVTKRISVGSPPLTESPPNILVTEVNNEKDLNESILEEDKQLNKKDQTNMTSEIPQHDSQTVISNPSPDARNPLSQDSAKNKGLALNTPTTVSSRRSPGVVSRKEISKIHISHRDKSNELKKDKSYTGSRRVGSTTSLPFIQESRTTSFPSSKQGSHQEVRVSNEDISGIIRNNHWSSELADNQNAQSPEKPASLDTKEEQCATTHSTNRSKSAASHKIPCDPLGLSSGILPDSSPSNNSFLDALVIPSTMVFSRNSPPGKDPSLGEREQKDNDSKTQNDQFALSPSENQKSNANCMLVHNEEVDAVRGRSHRPFTDGKEKGKIRRCISCFEKLSKTEGRSAPSSDNSNLIEMNQSNSKCPKVHTTYHSSPRSASFLINNRKSGGKIMASSFRNEPLPFQIKNNVEDPTGKYTSNKFSSSSLESESKYSKAVSDSISVAPEATKQMTNMKTIGFASVRKGPLPFLIKRAVSCPLGVPDASNGKDEREKCLLSNTDASALTLKPWETIISPLENNSSVRDCSLPKRHHQKENFREGTEKDGKITTSGIGLFSLSSEDPLPFTSDMSIKESGKALHKFKTTSMFSVSGDEDNVKCLEVVSIYYTLPRKYSKKFCDILEQYTQQIDSLTESTKVETETFPSAFEKDKLNYSTQEQSGTSSSKGLEVLVSSTQEKSHCLSHTTEDMTALPGLRPSKPTLQEMAPETGVTSHKGESKTREISPDNFTQTPVGDSQSRKEKGKKWQSETLHPSSMLQVKKGTEEKSENCQQSIKSGNSGPSNLPAHSEEDAGNSQTIRSSGECAGCGMAITATETAECLQKAITSVGMVGSTNGLQPGQVSGEIGTDFQKETNKALSDLESQVFALMPALHKLQLDEGTCSGEPDLDTLQSEPQRSQEIRMTEDGKAEDERQKWAWDQPSFPIGSNKNKTSVDNPEKGKNRSFVKHKLAAMSKASRKFPAKDLSPRRHVATIFPQSGNSSASGSLSLGTPECNPLSPEPTRKSIDSSNECRLSSDGMDVEKSENSLQVTVTSNREASTRSSNQNSNGISQLCQKESKNISESSSQYQKSKDVAAAQTLERESGDLAQPTFTSLGETDSSDPQGRLNPPFPLEPAEKSRVSIPLATYHQQQRSASFLEWEPESHSYRSNSLKSINVHGHLVRKSHPPKVRERHFSESMSIDNALSHLTLGNEFSSDSRYSRRFRSFSELSSCDANENRTLCSGRTKMGPKFSTSISRPIDYGIFGKEQQLAFLENVKRSLTQGRLWKPSFLKNPGFLKDGVTNPPNPTELSSSNSPSNQMPEDALSPSAPLNIYEENPGDSDCDTDTTTDDEYYLDENDKESEL, from the exons ATGTGACAGCCATGCAGGAGCTCCTGTGTCTGTGAGGCAAACCATTACG cAGGCAAAAATACACAACTCACCTCTGGAAAATCAACCAGTTGATGGTGTATTTGTCCCAAGGCCAACAAGCATGAGGGAGGGAAGTGGCATGCCCCCGTGGGATGCTTCACTGCTGGAAAATGAGTTCTTCCAAG TTTTAGATGATTTAGATCACAAACTGGCTCAGGAACAATGTTCAAGCTCGGTGAAGACCGCAACACCTCTTAACTACAGATCAAAAACACAGTTCAGTCACTTTTGTTCTAATATCACAGGACAGCACAAAAACCACCATAATGGACCTTCTAACATGTCTATCTATGACATCCTAAGACCAGGAGCCCCGAGGGAAGGTTTTAAAACTTTCTCTCCTAGAACAAGAACAATTTATGATATGTACAGGACAAGGGAGCCCAGACTCTTAAAAGAAGATTATGTGCAAAAGAATACCTTTGGTAGTACTTCTCTGTGTTTTGACAGCAGACAACAATCAGCTTCACCAGCCACAAGATATTTCACAGCAAGAAGCTTACATTTTCCAGCCATCACTCAGAACAAGAGTGGGTTTATACCACCAAGATACCAGCAGAGCCCAAAGAGGATTCCTCTCTCATCCATCATATGGAATAGATCAGACTCTTCTGGAGATAGGCAGCCCCAGGAAGAGTTCCTGAGGGCACCATCACCAATGGAGATTGACACTGCTGACCAGTACATGTATCCCAAATTTTTTCAGGAGAATAGGAGATGTGAATTTTACCATTCACAGAGTGTTCACCCAAGTGTTCATTTTAATGCCCCCATGGATAATGCAATGAGTCCTGACCCGTTTGAGAACTCAGAGAATATGCCATTCTACCATCAAGAAAACTCATTTGCTAGGTCTTTCTCAAGCAATACCTTTGGACGAACCAGGGAACAGAGATTTAGACAAAGTCCTTTTTGGGACCAACAGGAAGAACATTCTTCCTGGTCTGACTTCCATCAAAGCAGGTATCCATTCACTGCTTCTGACAGAGACTTCGAAATGATTTCCATTGAAGCAAATAATACATTAGCTGCCCATGGCCACAGTGTTCCTTCTCAACACTGGGGATCATTTTCTCCTGGTTACAGAACACATACATTCAGAGATCAAGCAGAGCCACATTCCTGGCAGTTTGATTCTCAAATGTCCACTCTGGAGAGTATGGAGGTGTCACAAGGTAATGGAAGCCAGTCGACTCATTTCAGCACACCAAATGTTTGCCCTATGACAGGGCCAAGCTATCATATCAAATCTGGGAGGTCAGTAGGTCAACAGGGCAGTCCTCCCACAGATATACACATAAACAAAGAACCTTACTCATTTGAAATTGCTCAGACTCTAGCATCCCCATTTAAAACTTCCTTCTCCCAAATTTCTGATGACAGAACGAATCCTCAGAGTCCTGTCTTTCAGAATCCCACAGTCACTGTGCAGAAAATTGAGTCTGCCTCTCTTCCAATAAAAACCTATACAGAAGTCACTGTGACCAAGAGGATTTCTGTTGGTTCTCCACCTCTTACTGAGAGCCCACCCAATATCTTGGTCACAGAAGTGAATAATGAGAAAGACTTGAATGAATCTATTTTGGAAGAAGACAAACAGCTAAACAAGAAGGACCAGACAAACATGACAAGTGAAATACCCCAACATGACTCACAGACTGTAATCTCTAACCCTTCCCCTGATGCTCGAAATCCCCTCTCCCAGGACTCAGCCAAGAACAAAGGACTTGCTCTTAACACACCTACCACTGTAAGTTCCAGAAGGTCACCCGGAGTTGTTTCTAGGAAAGAGATATCCAAAATTCATATATCACACAGAGATAAATCCAATGAACTAAAAAAAGATAAGAGTTATACTGGGAGTAGAAGAGTTGGCTCAACAACTTCCCTTCCTTTCATTCAGGAAAGCAGAACAACATCTTTTCCCAGCTCAAAGCAAGGTAGTCACCAGGAAGTAAGAGTAAGCAATGAAGATATTTCAGGCATTATTAGAAATAACCACTGGAGCTCTGAACTTGCTGATAATCAAAATGCACAGTCTCCAGAAAAACCTGCTAGTTTAGATACCAAGGAAGAACAATGTGCCACAACTCATTCTACGAACCGTAGCAAATCAGCTGCTAGTCACAAGATCCCATGTGATCCTTTAGGTCTGTCCTCAGGTATACTACCTGATTCCTCACCATCGAATAATTCTTTCCTTGATGCACTGGTGATTCCTTCTACAATGGTGTTCTCTAGGAACAGTCCTCCAGGCAAGGATCCATCTctgggagaaagagaacaaaaagacaatGATAGCAAAACCCAAAATGATCAGTTTGCTTTAAGCCCCTCAGAAAACCAAAAGAGTAATGCTAATTGTATGCTTGTACATAATGAGGAGGTTGATGCTGTCAGAGGCCGTTCTCACCGTCCTTTcacagatggaaaagaaaaaggaaaaataagacgaTGCATATCCTGTTTTGAAAAGTTAAGTAAAACGGAAGGTAGGTCAGCACCTTCAAGTGATAATAGTAACCTCATTGAGATGAATCAAAGCAATTCCAAATGTCCTAAGGTTCATACAACTTACCACAGCTCACCAAGATCAGCCAGTTTTCTCATCAATAACAGAAAGTCGGGAGGTAAGATAATGGCTTCTTCATTTAGGAATGAACCACTTCCATTCCAAATCAAAAATAATGTGGAAGACCCAACAGGGAAGTACACATCAAACAAATTCAGTTCCAGTTCTTTGGAGTCAGAAAGCAAATATTCCAAAGCAGTTTCAGACTCAATCTCAGTAGCACCTGAAGCCACAAAGCAGATGACAAATATGAAAACCATTGGATTTGCTTCTGTTAGAAAAGGACCACTTCCGTTCCTCATCAAAAGGGCTGTGTCATGTCCTTTAGGGGTACCAGATGCCTCAAATgggaaagatgaaagagaaaaatgcttgCTTTCAAACACAGATGCTTCTGCTCTAACACTAAAACCTTGGGAGACAATCATTAGCCCTCTAGAAAATAACTCCTCTGTTAGAGATTGTTCTTTACCCAAAAGACACCACCAAAAGGAAAACTTTCGAGAAGGCACTGAAAAAGATGGTAAAATTACTACCTCTGGGATAGGTCTATTTTCCCTTTCAAGTGAAGACCCTTTACCTTTTACTTCAGACATGTCAATAAAAGAAAGTGGGAAAGCATTACATAAATTTAAGACTACTAGCATGTTTTCCGTTTCTGGTGATGAAGATAATGTAAAATGTCTTGAGGTGGTTTCAATATATTACACTCTACCAAGGAAATACAGCAAAAAATTCTGTGACATTCTTGAACAGTATACACAGCAAATCGATTCACTTACAGAATCAACTAAAGTGGAGACTGAAACATTTCCTAGTGCTTTTGAAAAGGACAAACTAAATTATTCTACACAGGAGCAGTCTGGAACATCTTCTTCCAAAGGTCTAGAGGTGCTGGTCAGCTCAACTCAGGAGAAGAGCCATTGTCTTTCTCACACCACTGAGGACATGACTGCTTTACCAGGCCTCAGGCCCTCCAAGCCAACGTTACAGGAGATGGCTCCTGAGACAGGTGTTACCTCTCACAAAGGAGAATCGAAAACTAGAGAGATTTCCCCAGATAACTTCACTCAGACACCTGTAGGTGATTCacaaagcagaaaggagaaagggaaaaaatggcaaAGTGAAACCCTGCATCCTTCATCTATGCTTCAGGTAAAAAAAGGTACAGAAGAGAAATCCGAAAATTGTCAACAGTCCATTAAATCAGGTAACAGCGGTCCTTCTAATCTTCCGGCTCATTCGGAAGAGGATGCTGGAAATTCCCAAACCATAAGAAGTTCCGGGGAGTGTGCAGGGTGTGGGATGGCCATTACAGCTACTGAAACTGCAGAATGCCTTCAGAAAGCTATCACAAGTGTAGGTATGGTTGGAAGCACCAATGGATTGCAGCCTGGGCAAGTAAGTGGGGAAATTGGAACAGATTTCCAAAAAGAGACTAATAAAGCACTTTCTGACTTGGAAAGCCAAGTTTTTGCCCTTATGCCAGCTTTGCATAAACTACAGCTTGACGAAGGGACTTGTTCAGGTGAACCAGATTTAGACACTTTGCAGTCTGAACCTCAAAGGAGTCAGGAGATAAGGATGACAGAGGATGGCAAAGCTGAAGACGAAAGGCAGAAGTGGGCATGGGATCAACCTTCATTTCCTATAGGAAGCAACAAAAATAAGACCAGCGTGGATAAcccagaaaaagggaaaaacagatcTTTCGTTAAACACAAATTGGCAGCCATGtccaaagcaagcagaaaatTCCCAGCTAAAGATTTAAGCCCCAGAAGACATGTAGCTACCATCTTCCCCCAAAGTGGGAACAGTTCTGCCTCTGGCAGTCTATCTCTTGGCACACCTGAGTGCAACCCGCTGTCCCCTGAGCCTACTCGAAAGTCCATAGACTCCAGCAATGAATGCAGGTTGAGTAGTGATGgaatggatgtggagaaatcagagaaCTCTCTCCAGGTTACTGTAACATCCAACCGAGAAGCTTCTACACGTTCAAGCAATCAGAATTCTAATGGCATTTCACAACTATGTCAGAAGGAGTCTAAAAATATCTCAGAATCATCATCACAGTATCAGAAGTCTAAAGATGTAGCAGCAGCTCAGACtttggaaagagagtcaggaGACTTGGCCCAACCCACATTCACCAGCCTTGGGGAAACAGACTCCTCTGACCCTCAGGGAAGACTGAACCCTCCTTTTCCATTGGAGCCTGCAGAGAAATCCAGAGTAAGCATCCCACTGGCCACTTATCACCAACAACAAAGAAGTGCTTCATTTCTGGAGTGGGAGCCTGAATCCCACTCCTATCGTTCAAACAGTTTAAAAAGCATCAATGTGCATGGTCATCTGGTACGCAAAAGTCATCCTCCCAAAGTCAGGGAGCGCCATTTTTCTGAGAGCATGTCTATTGACAATGCCCTCAGTCACCTGACCCTTGGGAATGAATTCTCTAGCGATAGCAGGTACAGTCGAAGATTCAGATCCTTTTCTGAGCTTTCTTCCTGTGATGCAAATGAAAATCGGACTTTGTGTAGCGGCAGGACAAAAATGGGTCCCAAGTTTTCAACATCTATATCCAGACCCATTGACTATGGAATTTTTGGAAAAGAACAACAGTTGGCTTTCTTGGAGAATGTAAAGAGGTCACTCACACAAGGAAGATTATGGAAGCCAAGTTTTCTTAAGAACCCTGGCTTCCTGAAAGATGGTGTAACTAACCCTCCTAATCCAACAGAGCTATCAAGCTCAAATTCTCCTAGCAACCAGATGCCAGAAGATGCCTTATCTCCAAGTGCACCACTTAATATCTATGAAGAGAATCCAGGAGACTCAGATTGTGATACAGACACAACCACGGATGACGAATACTATCTGGATGAAAATGACAAAGAGTCAGAACTGTGA
- the EXPH5 gene encoding exophilin-5 isoform X1 has translation MTKVPQGFDFSFLNDEEARKILQVLERNEALQRAEKDRISKLQNTKRDIRWLQGVTGEWFEEIQRKKFCNEADVSQMLKQPLTYRLRKTMAENDSTESQTSRSKNTPHQRNPTSISSRLSFRSSFASLFSFRKSRKETFKLQSLGQKGCDSHAGAPVSVRQTITQAKIHNSPLENQPVDGVFVPRPTSMREGSGMPPWDASLLENEFFQVLDDLDHKLAQEQCSSSVKTATPLNYRSKTQFSHFCSNITGQHKNHHNGPSNMSIYDILRPGAPREGFKTFSPRTRTIYDMYRTREPRLLKEDYVQKNTFGSTSLCFDSRQQSASPATRYFTARSLHFPAITQNKSGFIPPRYQQSPKRIPLSSIIWNRSDSSGDRQPQEEFLRAPSPMEIDTADQYMYPKFFQENRRCEFYHSQSVHPSVHFNAPMDNAMSPDPFENSENMPFYHQENSFARSFSSNTFGRTREQRFRQSPFWDQQEEHSSWSDFHQSRYPFTASDRDFEMISIEANNTLAAHGHSVPSQHWGSFSPGYRTHTFRDQAEPHSWQFDSQMSTLESMEVSQGNGSQSTHFSTPNVCPMTGPSYHIKSGRSVGQQGSPPTDIHINKEPYSFEIAQTLASPFKTSFSQISDDRTNPQSPVFQNPTVTVQKIESASLPIKTYTEVTVTKRISVGSPPLTESPPNILVTEVNNEKDLNESILEEDKQLNKKDQTNMTSEIPQHDSQTVISNPSPDARNPLSQDSAKNKGLALNTPTTVSSRRSPGVVSRKEISKIHISHRDKSNELKKDKSYTGSRRVGSTTSLPFIQESRTTSFPSSKQGSHQEVRVSNEDISGIIRNNHWSSELADNQNAQSPEKPASLDTKEEQCATTHSTNRSKSAASHKIPCDPLGLSSGILPDSSPSNNSFLDALVIPSTMVFSRNSPPGKDPSLGEREQKDNDSKTQNDQFALSPSENQKSNANCMLVHNEEVDAVRGRSHRPFTDGKEKGKIRRCISCFEKLSKTEGRSAPSSDNSNLIEMNQSNSKCPKVHTTYHSSPRSASFLINNRKSGGKIMASSFRNEPLPFQIKNNVEDPTGKYTSNKFSSSSLESESKYSKAVSDSISVAPEATKQMTNMKTIGFASVRKGPLPFLIKRAVSCPLGVPDASNGKDEREKCLLSNTDASALTLKPWETIISPLENNSSVRDCSLPKRHHQKENFREGTEKDGKITTSGIGLFSLSSEDPLPFTSDMSIKESGKALHKFKTTSMFSVSGDEDNVKCLEVVSIYYTLPRKYSKKFCDILEQYTQQIDSLTESTKVETETFPSAFEKDKLNYSTQEQSGTSSSKGLEVLVSSTQEKSHCLSHTTEDMTALPGLRPSKPTLQEMAPETGVTSHKGESKTREISPDNFTQTPVGDSQSRKEKGKKWQSETLHPSSMLQVKKGTEEKSENCQQSIKSGNSGPSNLPAHSEEDAGNSQTIRSSGECAGCGMAITATETAECLQKAITSVGMVGSTNGLQPGQVSGEIGTDFQKETNKALSDLESQVFALMPALHKLQLDEGTCSGEPDLDTLQSEPQRSQEIRMTEDGKAEDERQKWAWDQPSFPIGSNKNKTSVDNPEKGKNRSFVKHKLAAMSKASRKFPAKDLSPRRHVATIFPQSGNSSASGSLSLGTPECNPLSPEPTRKSIDSSNECRLSSDGMDVEKSENSLQVTVTSNREASTRSSNQNSNGISQLCQKESKNISESSSQYQKSKDVAAAQTLERESGDLAQPTFTSLGETDSSDPQGRLNPPFPLEPAEKSRVSIPLATYHQQQRSASFLEWEPESHSYRSNSLKSINVHGHLVRKSHPPKVRERHFSESMSIDNALSHLTLGNEFSSDSRYSRRFRSFSELSSCDANENRTLCSGRTKMGPKFSTSISRPIDYGIFGKEQQLAFLENVKRSLTQGRLWKPSFLKNPGFLKDGVTNPPNPTELSSSNSPSNQMPEDALSPSAPLNIYEENPGDSDCDTDTTTDDEYYLDENDKESEL, from the exons ATGTGACAGCCATGCAGGAGCTCCTGTGTCTGTGAGGCAAACCATTACG cAGGCAAAAATACACAACTCACCTCTGGAAAATCAACCAGTTGATGGTGTATTTGTCCCAAGGCCAACAAGCATGAGGGAGGGAAGTGGCATGCCCCCGTGGGATGCTTCACTGCTGGAAAATGAGTTCTTCCAAG TTTTAGATGATTTAGATCACAAACTGGCTCAGGAACAATGTTCAAGCTCGGTGAAGACCGCAACACCTCTTAACTACAGATCAAAAACACAGTTCAGTCACTTTTGTTCTAATATCACAGGACAGCACAAAAACCACCATAATGGACCTTCTAACATGTCTATCTATGACATCCTAAGACCAGGAGCCCCGAGGGAAGGTTTTAAAACTTTCTCTCCTAGAACAAGAACAATTTATGATATGTACAGGACAAGGGAGCCCAGACTCTTAAAAGAAGATTATGTGCAAAAGAATACCTTTGGTAGTACTTCTCTGTGTTTTGACAGCAGACAACAATCAGCTTCACCAGCCACAAGATATTTCACAGCAAGAAGCTTACATTTTCCAGCCATCACTCAGAACAAGAGTGGGTTTATACCACCAAGATACCAGCAGAGCCCAAAGAGGATTCCTCTCTCATCCATCATATGGAATAGATCAGACTCTTCTGGAGATAGGCAGCCCCAGGAAGAGTTCCTGAGGGCACCATCACCAATGGAGATTGACACTGCTGACCAGTACATGTATCCCAAATTTTTTCAGGAGAATAGGAGATGTGAATTTTACCATTCACAGAGTGTTCACCCAAGTGTTCATTTTAATGCCCCCATGGATAATGCAATGAGTCCTGACCCGTTTGAGAACTCAGAGAATATGCCATTCTACCATCAAGAAAACTCATTTGCTAGGTCTTTCTCAAGCAATACCTTTGGACGAACCAGGGAACAGAGATTTAGACAAAGTCCTTTTTGGGACCAACAGGAAGAACATTCTTCCTGGTCTGACTTCCATCAAAGCAGGTATCCATTCACTGCTTCTGACAGAGACTTCGAAATGATTTCCATTGAAGCAAATAATACATTAGCTGCCCATGGCCACAGTGTTCCTTCTCAACACTGGGGATCATTTTCTCCTGGTTACAGAACACATACATTCAGAGATCAAGCAGAGCCACATTCCTGGCAGTTTGATTCTCAAATGTCCACTCTGGAGAGTATGGAGGTGTCACAAGGTAATGGAAGCCAGTCGACTCATTTCAGCACACCAAATGTTTGCCCTATGACAGGGCCAAGCTATCATATCAAATCTGGGAGGTCAGTAGGTCAACAGGGCAGTCCTCCCACAGATATACACATAAACAAAGAACCTTACTCATTTGAAATTGCTCAGACTCTAGCATCCCCATTTAAAACTTCCTTCTCCCAAATTTCTGATGACAGAACGAATCCTCAGAGTCCTGTCTTTCAGAATCCCACAGTCACTGTGCAGAAAATTGAGTCTGCCTCTCTTCCAATAAAAACCTATACAGAAGTCACTGTGACCAAGAGGATTTCTGTTGGTTCTCCACCTCTTACTGAGAGCCCACCCAATATCTTGGTCACAGAAGTGAATAATGAGAAAGACTTGAATGAATCTATTTTGGAAGAAGACAAACAGCTAAACAAGAAGGACCAGACAAACATGACAAGTGAAATACCCCAACATGACTCACAGACTGTAATCTCTAACCCTTCCCCTGATGCTCGAAATCCCCTCTCCCAGGACTCAGCCAAGAACAAAGGACTTGCTCTTAACACACCTACCACTGTAAGTTCCAGAAGGTCACCCGGAGTTGTTTCTAGGAAAGAGATATCCAAAATTCATATATCACACAGAGATAAATCCAATGAACTAAAAAAAGATAAGAGTTATACTGGGAGTAGAAGAGTTGGCTCAACAACTTCCCTTCCTTTCATTCAGGAAAGCAGAACAACATCTTTTCCCAGCTCAAAGCAAGGTAGTCACCAGGAAGTAAGAGTAAGCAATGAAGATATTTCAGGCATTATTAGAAATAACCACTGGAGCTCTGAACTTGCTGATAATCAAAATGCACAGTCTCCAGAAAAACCTGCTAGTTTAGATACCAAGGAAGAACAATGTGCCACAACTCATTCTACGAACCGTAGCAAATCAGCTGCTAGTCACAAGATCCCATGTGATCCTTTAGGTCTGTCCTCAGGTATACTACCTGATTCCTCACCATCGAATAATTCTTTCCTTGATGCACTGGTGATTCCTTCTACAATGGTGTTCTCTAGGAACAGTCCTCCAGGCAAGGATCCATCTctgggagaaagagaacaaaaagacaatGATAGCAAAACCCAAAATGATCAGTTTGCTTTAAGCCCCTCAGAAAACCAAAAGAGTAATGCTAATTGTATGCTTGTACATAATGAGGAGGTTGATGCTGTCAGAGGCCGTTCTCACCGTCCTTTcacagatggaaaagaaaaaggaaaaataagacgaTGCATATCCTGTTTTGAAAAGTTAAGTAAAACGGAAGGTAGGTCAGCACCTTCAAGTGATAATAGTAACCTCATTGAGATGAATCAAAGCAATTCCAAATGTCCTAAGGTTCATACAACTTACCACAGCTCACCAAGATCAGCCAGTTTTCTCATCAATAACAGAAAGTCGGGAGGTAAGATAATGGCTTCTTCATTTAGGAATGAACCACTTCCATTCCAAATCAAAAATAATGTGGAAGACCCAACAGGGAAGTACACATCAAACAAATTCAGTTCCAGTTCTTTGGAGTCAGAAAGCAAATATTCCAAAGCAGTTTCAGACTCAATCTCAGTAGCACCTGAAGCCACAAAGCAGATGACAAATATGAAAACCATTGGATTTGCTTCTGTTAGAAAAGGACCACTTCCGTTCCTCATCAAAAGGGCTGTGTCATGTCCTTTAGGGGTACCAGATGCCTCAAATgggaaagatgaaagagaaaaatgcttgCTTTCAAACACAGATGCTTCTGCTCTAACACTAAAACCTTGGGAGACAATCATTAGCCCTCTAGAAAATAACTCCTCTGTTAGAGATTGTTCTTTACCCAAAAGACACCACCAAAAGGAAAACTTTCGAGAAGGCACTGAAAAAGATGGTAAAATTACTACCTCTGGGATAGGTCTATTTTCCCTTTCAAGTGAAGACCCTTTACCTTTTACTTCAGACATGTCAATAAAAGAAAGTGGGAAAGCATTACATAAATTTAAGACTACTAGCATGTTTTCCGTTTCTGGTGATGAAGATAATGTAAAATGTCTTGAGGTGGTTTCAATATATTACACTCTACCAAGGAAATACAGCAAAAAATTCTGTGACATTCTTGAACAGTATACACAGCAAATCGATTCACTTACAGAATCAACTAAAGTGGAGACTGAAACATTTCCTAGTGCTTTTGAAAAGGACAAACTAAATTATTCTACACAGGAGCAGTCTGGAACATCTTCTTCCAAAGGTCTAGAGGTGCTGGTCAGCTCAACTCAGGAGAAGAGCCATTGTCTTTCTCACACCACTGAGGACATGACTGCTTTACCAGGCCTCAGGCCCTCCAAGCCAACGTTACAGGAGATGGCTCCTGAGACAGGTGTTACCTCTCACAAAGGAGAATCGAAAACTAGAGAGATTTCCCCAGATAACTTCACTCAGACACCTGTAGGTGATTCacaaagcagaaaggagaaagggaaaaaatggcaaAGTGAAACCCTGCATCCTTCATCTATGCTTCAGGTAAAAAAAGGTACAGAAGAGAAATCCGAAAATTGTCAACAGTCCATTAAATCAGGTAACAGCGGTCCTTCTAATCTTCCGGCTCATTCGGAAGAGGATGCTGGAAATTCCCAAACCATAAGAAGTTCCGGGGAGTGTGCAGGGTGTGGGATGGCCATTACAGCTACTGAAACTGCAGAATGCCTTCAGAAAGCTATCACAAGTGTAGGTATGGTTGGAAGCACCAATGGATTGCAGCCTGGGCAAGTAAGTGGGGAAATTGGAACAGATTTCCAAAAAGAGACTAATAAAGCACTTTCTGACTTGGAAAGCCAAGTTTTTGCCCTTATGCCAGCTTTGCATAAACTACAGCTTGACGAAGGGACTTGTTCAGGTGAACCAGATTTAGACACTTTGCAGTCTGAACCTCAAAGGAGTCAGGAGATAAGGATGACAGAGGATGGCAAAGCTGAAGACGAAAGGCAGAAGTGGGCATGGGATCAACCTTCATTTCCTATAGGAAGCAACAAAAATAAGACCAGCGTGGATAAcccagaaaaagggaaaaacagatcTTTCGTTAAACACAAATTGGCAGCCATGtccaaagcaagcagaaaatTCCCAGCTAAAGATTTAAGCCCCAGAAGACATGTAGCTACCATCTTCCCCCAAAGTGGGAACAGTTCTGCCTCTGGCAGTCTATCTCTTGGCACACCTGAGTGCAACCCGCTGTCCCCTGAGCCTACTCGAAAGTCCATAGACTCCAGCAATGAATGCAGGTTGAGTAGTGATGgaatggatgtggagaaatcagagaaCTCTCTCCAGGTTACTGTAACATCCAACCGAGAAGCTTCTACACGTTCAAGCAATCAGAATTCTAATGGCATTTCACAACTATGTCAGAAGGAGTCTAAAAATATCTCAGAATCATCATCACAGTATCAGAAGTCTAAAGATGTAGCAGCAGCTCAGACtttggaaagagagtcaggaGACTTGGCCCAACCCACATTCACCAGCCTTGGGGAAACAGACTCCTCTGACCCTCAGGGAAGACTGAACCCTCCTTTTCCATTGGAGCCTGCAGAGAAATCCAGAGTAAGCATCCCACTGGCCACTTATCACCAACAACAAAGAAGTGCTTCATTTCTGGAGTGGGAGCCTGAATCCCACTCCTATCGTTCAAACAGTTTAAAAAGCATCAATGTGCATGGTCATCTGGTACGCAAAAGTCATCCTCCCAAAGTCAGGGAGCGCCATTTTTCTGAGAGCATGTCTATTGACAATGCCCTCAGTCACCTGACCCTTGGGAATGAATTCTCTAGCGATAGCAGGTACAGTCGAAGATTCAGATCCTTTTCTGAGCTTTCTTCCTGTGATGCAAATGAAAATCGGACTTTGTGTAGCGGCAGGACAAAAATGGGTCCCAAGTTTTCAACATCTATATCCAGACCCATTGACTATGGAATTTTTGGAAAAGAACAACAGTTGGCTTTCTTGGAGAATGTAAAGAGGTCACTCACACAAGGAAGATTATGGAAGCCAAGTTTTCTTAAGAACCCTGGCTTCCTGAAAGATGGTGTAACTAACCCTCCTAATCCAACAGAGCTATCAAGCTCAAATTCTCCTAGCAACCAGATGCCAGAAGATGCCTTATCTCCAAGTGCACCACTTAATATCTATGAAGAGAATCCAGGAGACTCAGATTGTGATACAGACACAACCACGGATGACGAATACTATCTGGATGAAAATGACAAAGAGTCAGAACTGTGA